Below is a window of Flavobacterium sp. N2820 DNA.
GTATTAGACATGTTTCCTTATCCTTCTGGTGCGGGTTTACACGTTGGGCATCCGCTAGGTTACATTGCTTCTGATATTGTCGCAAGATATAAAAGACATCAAGGGTTTAATGTGTTGCATCCGCAAGGGTATGATTCATTTGGTTTGCCAGCCGAACAATATGCGATTCAAACAGGACAACATCCTGCTGATACCACTCGAATGAATATTGAAGGTGGCATCGATAAATCAGGAAATACCATTCAAGGCTACAGAAATCAGTTAGACAGAATTGGTTTTTCTTTCGATTGGAGTCGTGAAGTGCGTACTTCTAACCCCGATTATTACAAGCATACGCAGTGGATTTTCATTCAATTATTCGAATCATGGTACAATAAAAATTCGGATAAAGCAGAAAGCATTTGCACGTTAATCCAAGAATTTGAAAAAAACGGAAATGCCAATGTAAATGCAGTTTGTGATGATAATATTGCGCCATTTTCAGCAGAAGATTGGAAATCATTTTCATCGTCAGCACAACAAAAAATACTTTTACAATATAGATTAACCTATTTAGCCGAAACCGAAGTCAATTGGTGTGCGGCTTTAGGAACCGTGTTAGCGAATGACGAAATTGTAAACGGCGTTTCAGAGCGTGGTGGACATCCAGTAGTTCGTAAGAAAATGACACAATGGAGTATGCGAATTTCTGCTTACGCGGAACGTTTATTGCAAGGTTTAAACGAAATCGATTGGAGTGAATCGATCAAAGAATCGCAGCGTAATTGGATTGGAAAGTCAGTTGGAGCAATGGTTTCGTTCAACGTAAATAATCATAATGCGAAAATTGATGTGTTTACAACACGACCTGATACGATTTTCGGAGTTACCTTTATGACATTAGCGCCAGAGCACGATTTGGTTTCACAAATTACTACTCCAGAACAAAAAGCAGCAGTTGAAGCCTATGTAGAAGCAACTGCAAAACGTTCAGAACGTGAAAGAATGGCAGATGTAAAGACCATTTCAGGCGTTTTCACAGGTGCTTATGCAGAACATCCTTTTACAAAAGAACCTATTCCAGTTTGGATTGGCGATTACGTGTTAGCAGGTTACGGAACGGGTGCGGTTATGGCGGTTCCTTGTGGGGATGAGCGTGATTATGCTTTCGCGAATTTCTTCAAAGGAACTAATGGAATGCCAGCAATTAAGAATATTTTCAACCAAGATATTTCACAAGCCGCTTTTGGAGAAAAAGGTGGTTTTGAATTGGTAAATTCTGATTTCTTAAACGGATTGGATTACAAAAACGGAACGAAAAAAGCAATTGAAGCTTTAGAACAATTAGGTGCAGGAAATGCGAAAGTAAATTACCGTTTACGTGATGCCGTTTTCTCTCGCCAAAGATATTGGGGTGAACCTTTTCCAGTATATTATGTGAATGGTTTACCACAAATGATTGACAAAAAACACTTGCCAATTGTTTTACCAGAAGTCGAAAAATATTTACCAACCGAAGACGGTCAACCACCATTAGGTAACGCAACCGTTTGGGCATGGGATAGTGTTCAGTGTTCAGTGGTTAGTAATCAGTTAATAGATAACGTGAAAGTTTTCCCGTTAGAATTAAACACGATGCCAGGTTGGGCAGGTTCTTCATGGTATTGGATGCGCTATATGGATGCGCATAATACAGAAGAGTTTGCGAATGAAGAAGCTTTAAAATATTGGGAAAGCGTAGATTTATACATTGGCGGAAGCGAGCACGCAACCGGACATTTATTGTATTCTCGTTTTTGGAACAAATTCTTAAAAGACAGAGGTTACGCCCCAACAGAAGAACCATTCAAAAAACTGATCAATCAGGGAATGATTTTGGGAGAAAGTGCTTTTCTATATATTTTACAAGCTAAATTTGGTGATAAAAGTGGTAATATCCAAGTAATAGTTTCTAAAGAATTGTATTCAGAGTTTATTAATGGCGGAAGTATTGATGTTTTACCTAATAAATTAGAAGTTTTTCTCAAAGAAAGTATGAACTTTCACTTGGAATTTAACCAAGATTTGAAAGGTTTGCCATTTAATTTTATTTGTTACAAAACTCCTGTTGATGTAAATTATGTTAATTTAAAAAATGAAATTATTGTTGATGAACTAAATGACGACAATAGATATAAAATAGATATTTTGAATTCTTCATACTTCGATGGTGACTCTATTATAAAAGGAGATGATATTAAAATACTTTCTGTTTATAGAGAAGTAGAAAAAATGTCGAAATCGAAATACAATGTAGTTTCGCCAGATGATATTTGTGAAGAATATGGAGCCGATACGTTGCGTTTATACGAAATGTTTTTAGGACCATTAGAGCAATCTAAACCTTGGAATACAGCAGGGATTACTGGTGTTTCTGGTTTCTTGAAAAAATTATGGAGATTATACTTTGATGACAATGGTTCCGTAATTGTAAATGATGAACCAACGGCAGAAATGTATAAATCGTTACATAAAACCATCAAAAAAGTAACAGAAGACATTGAGAATTTCTCTTTCAATACGTCGGTTTCTCAGTTTATGATTTGCGTGAACGAATTACAACAATTAAAATGCAATCACCGCGCTATTTTAGAGCCATTAGCTATTTTAGTTTCACCTTATGCACCACATATCGCTGAGGAATTATGGAGCGCTTTAGGTCATGAAGGTTCAATTGCAACCGTTGCTTTTCCAAAATTTGAAGAGAAATATTTAGTCGAATCTGAAAAAGAATACCCAGTTTCGTTCAATGGAAAAATGCGATTTACGATTAAATTACC
It encodes the following:
- a CDS encoding leucine--tRNA ligase, with translation MKYHHEKIEAKWQQYWAENQTFAASNHSEKPKYYVLDMFPYPSGAGLHVGHPLGYIASDIVARYKRHQGFNVLHPQGYDSFGLPAEQYAIQTGQHPADTTRMNIEGGIDKSGNTIQGYRNQLDRIGFSFDWSREVRTSNPDYYKHTQWIFIQLFESWYNKNSDKAESICTLIQEFEKNGNANVNAVCDDNIAPFSAEDWKSFSSSAQQKILLQYRLTYLAETEVNWCAALGTVLANDEIVNGVSERGGHPVVRKKMTQWSMRISAYAERLLQGLNEIDWSESIKESQRNWIGKSVGAMVSFNVNNHNAKIDVFTTRPDTIFGVTFMTLAPEHDLVSQITTPEQKAAVEAYVEATAKRSERERMADVKTISGVFTGAYAEHPFTKEPIPVWIGDYVLAGYGTGAVMAVPCGDERDYAFANFFKGTNGMPAIKNIFNQDISQAAFGEKGGFELVNSDFLNGLDYKNGTKKAIEALEQLGAGNAKVNYRLRDAVFSRQRYWGEPFPVYYVNGLPQMIDKKHLPIVLPEVEKYLPTEDGQPPLGNATVWAWDSVQCSVVSNQLIDNVKVFPLELNTMPGWAGSSWYWMRYMDAHNTEEFANEEALKYWESVDLYIGGSEHATGHLLYSRFWNKFLKDRGYAPTEEPFKKLINQGMILGESAFLYILQAKFGDKSGNIQVIVSKELYSEFINGGSIDVLPNKLEVFLKESMNFHLEFNQDLKGLPFNFICYKTPVDVNYVNLKNEIIVDELNDDNRYKIDILNSSYFDGDSIIKGDDIKILSVYREVEKMSKSKYNVVSPDDICEEYGADTLRLYEMFLGPLEQSKPWNTAGITGVSGFLKKLWRLYFDDNGSVIVNDEPTAEMYKSLHKTIKKVTEDIENFSFNTSVSQFMICVNELQQLKCNHRAILEPLAILVSPYAPHIAEELWSALGHEGSIATVAFPKFEEKYLVESEKEYPVSFNGKMRFTIKLPLDLTTAQIEEIVMADERTQAQLQGASPKKVVVVPGRVINFVV